In the Flagellimonas sp. MMG031 genome, one interval contains:
- a CDS encoding Crp/Fnr family transcriptional regulator encodes MKPEHQKYLENYLQQFSHLTAEELELLQSQLSIKEYGQKEFFFESGEVQTTMGYVSKGLLRRYYINDKGKSITTGFVKENEYATDYPAFIRQKPSKYHMECLEPCTIILLSYKDIQQGYEQFKSNERYGRLIAEQVLTIQTDRTESFLFETAEERYLNFVKDHPELLNRVSLTHLSSFLGIERQSLSRIRSKIAKK; translated from the coding sequence TTGAAACCAGAGCATCAAAAATACCTGGAGAATTACCTTCAACAATTTTCACATCTAACGGCAGAAGAACTGGAATTACTCCAGTCGCAATTATCCATCAAGGAGTATGGCCAAAAAGAGTTTTTCTTTGAAAGCGGAGAGGTTCAGACCACCATGGGCTATGTAAGTAAGGGATTGCTTCGCAGATATTATATTAACGATAAGGGAAAGTCCATTACCACTGGATTTGTAAAAGAAAACGAATACGCAACCGACTACCCTGCCTTTATCCGCCAAAAACCTTCCAAATATCACATGGAATGCCTGGAACCTTGCACCATCATTTTACTATCATACAAAGATATTCAGCAAGGCTACGAACAATTTAAGAGCAATGAAAGATATGGCCGGCTCATTGCCGAGCAAGTGCTCACCATTCAGACCGATCGTACGGAGAGTTTTCTGTTCGAAACTGCGGAGGAGCGCTATCTTAATTTTGTAAAGGACCATCCCGAGCTACTCAATCGGGTAAGCCTCACCCATTTATCATCCTTCTTGGGGATAGAACGTCAATCCTTGAGTCGAATCCGAAGTAAAATTGCCAAAAAGTAA
- a CDS encoding YitT family protein codes for MKKIRSLIFEYLQIALAILLASIGLKAFLLPNGFLDGGVTGIAILLGEFVPIEISYILPIISIPFFILGWLTLTKRVMIKSVISVLVLAVVIHFENFEAVTNEKLLIAIFGGISLGAGIGLAIKNGAVLDGSEILGIYLHDKFGIPIGTIILLFNTVLFAITAWLISIEIALYSILTFIITGKVIDFVFEGFEDYIGLLIVSHKQKEIQDELLNQVGLGMTIYGGVRGFGSRGEINNVEVIQTVLNRIDSKKVHRIVDTIDEDAFIIEFEVNSVKGGVLRKYLSREKTRTLSPDLYNKDL; via the coding sequence ATGAAGAAAATCCGTAGCCTCATATTTGAATACCTACAAATAGCTTTAGCTATTTTGTTGGCCAGTATCGGGTTGAAAGCCTTTTTGCTTCCCAACGGCTTTTTGGACGGTGGGGTTACCGGTATCGCCATTTTATTGGGTGAATTTGTTCCCATCGAAATCTCCTATATTCTCCCGATCATTTCCATTCCTTTCTTTATTCTGGGCTGGCTTACCTTGACTAAAAGGGTGATGATCAAATCCGTAATTTCCGTTTTGGTGCTGGCCGTCGTTATCCATTTTGAAAATTTTGAAGCGGTGACGAACGAAAAGTTGCTTATTGCCATTTTTGGGGGCATTTCTCTAGGAGCGGGCATTGGATTGGCCATAAAAAATGGTGCTGTGTTGGATGGCTCCGAAATATTGGGCATTTACTTGCATGACAAATTCGGTATTCCCATCGGAACCATCATCTTGCTCTTCAATACCGTGCTTTTTGCGATTACGGCATGGCTTATCTCCATAGAAATTGCACTTTATTCCATATTGACCTTTATCATCACGGGAAAAGTAATCGATTTTGTCTTTGAGGGCTTTGAGGATTACATTGGTTTATTGATCGTGAGCCACAAACAAAAGGAAATTCAAGATGAGCTTTTGAACCAAGTGGGATTGGGGATGACCATTTACGGAGGCGTACGTGGATTTGGGAGCCGGGGTGAAATCAATAACGTGGAAGTAATACAAACGGTGCTCAACCGTATTGATTCCAAAAAGGTACATCGGATAGTGGATACGATTGATGAAGATGCGTTTATCATCGAGTTTGAAGTGAACAGCGTAAAAGGCGGAGTTCTTAGAAAATATCTGAGTCGAGAGAAAACCAGAACCTTGTCACCCGACCTTTACAATAAAGATCTGTAA
- a CDS encoding permease translates to MNQFLQQWGDAAYTTVGFFWMALWAFVLGYAISSLIQIFLTEKRMQQTMGDAGGKSVLLGTFFGFISSSCSFSALATSKSLFQKGASFISSIAFLLASTNLVIELGIIISIFLGWQFVVGEYLGGILLILCSWLLIRLINPKKLIKKAREHLEASSSSSMSDKPLTEKLRSQESWAKVGKQYAMEWKMVWKDVTVGFTIAGMVSAFVPDSFFQTLFINTSNGEQAFSFLTLLQHVVVGPVAAFLTFIGSMGNIPLAALLFGKGVSFAGVMAFIFSDLVVFPVLRINAKYYGWKMSLFILFLLFTSLIGASLLLHYGFDFFGLIPENVGEQITEKEHFKINYTFWLNSAFLLVTGLLVYLGFVKGKKVKHHKEMAPKSPLLENILKWAALICYVWLIFGILLKFGLSSYI, encoded by the coding sequence ATGAATCAATTTTTACAACAATGGGGCGATGCTGCATACACCACTGTTGGCTTTTTTTGGATGGCCTTATGGGCTTTCGTTTTGGGGTACGCCATCAGTTCACTCATCCAGATATTTTTAACAGAAAAACGTATGCAGCAAACCATGGGAGACGCTGGCGGAAAAAGTGTGCTGCTCGGTACGTTCTTTGGTTTTATAAGTAGTTCGTGTAGTTTTTCGGCCTTGGCCACTTCCAAGTCGTTGTTTCAAAAAGGGGCAAGTTTTATATCCTCCATCGCATTTTTGTTGGCCTCCACCAACCTTGTGATTGAGCTCGGCATCATCATCTCAATTTTTCTGGGATGGCAATTTGTAGTGGGCGAATACCTCGGCGGAATATTGTTGATTCTTTGCAGTTGGTTGCTCATTCGGTTAATCAACCCCAAAAAACTCATCAAAAAGGCCAGGGAACATTTGGAGGCATCCAGTTCATCATCCATGTCCGATAAGCCCTTAACGGAAAAACTTCGGTCCCAGGAAAGTTGGGCCAAGGTAGGCAAACAATATGCCATGGAATGGAAAATGGTATGGAAGGATGTTACCGTTGGTTTCACCATTGCCGGGATGGTCTCCGCCTTTGTTCCCGATTCGTTTTTTCAAACACTTTTTATCAACACGAGTAACGGAGAGCAGGCATTTTCATTTCTCACCTTGCTGCAACACGTTGTTGTGGGACCTGTCGCGGCCTTCCTTACTTTTATTGGCTCCATGGGCAACATTCCCTTGGCTGCCCTTCTATTTGGAAAAGGAGTCAGTTTTGCCGGGGTCATGGCCTTCATTTTTAGTGATCTTGTGGTTTTTCCCGTGCTTCGCATCAATGCGAAATATTATGGCTGGAAAATGTCATTATTCATCCTCTTTCTCTTGTTTACTTCATTGATAGGCGCATCCCTCCTACTGCATTACGGTTTTGACTTTTTCGGTCTAATCCCAGAGAATGTTGGCGAGCAAATCACAGAAAAGGAACATTTTAAAATCAATTACACTTTTTGGCTCAACTCTGCATTTCTACTGGTTACGGGGCTTCTGGTTTACCTCGGATTTGTGAAAGGCAAAAAGGTGAAGCACCACAAAGAGATGGCGCCCAAAAGTCCTCTTCTGGAAAATATATTGAAATGGGCCGCCCTGATTTGTTACGTTTGGTTGATTTTTGGTATTCTTTTAAAATTTGGACTTTCGTCATATATTTAA